In Streptomyces nojiriensis, the sequence CGCTGTCCCTCGACCCGCCCCTGATCACCTTCATGGTGGCCCGTACGTCGACCACCTGGCCGCGGATCGCCCGTGCCGGGGTGTTCTGCGTCAACATCCTGGGCGCCGAACAGGGCGAGCTGTGCCGGTCCTTCGCCGTCAGCGGCGCGGACAAGTTCGCCGGGGTGACCCACACGCCCGCCCCCGTCACGGGATCACCGCAGCTCGACGCCGTGCCCGCCTGGATCGACTGCCGGATCCAGGCCGTCCACACCGGCGGGGACCACCTCATCGTCGTGGGCCGGGTGGTGGCCATGGGCGCGGCCGGCGAGGGCGCCCCGCTCCTGTTCCACAAGGGCCGCTTCGGGCGCCTCGCCGAATGACGGGGCGAGCGGCGGGGCGAGCCGTCGGGCCGGCCACCGGGCCGGCCCGCCCGCCCTCATCCCGCGGTTCGACGTCCCCGCGTCCGTCCGCTGCGTAAGCTCCACCAGGGGCCGGGCACCTCGGTGTTCCGGCCCCTTCGGAATTCTTCGGATACGCGGGGATTTGATTTGATACTGAACCTGATGCGCCGCACGCGCGGTGCGATCGCCGTCACGGTCGCCACCGGGGCGTTCCTGGTGGCCGCTTCGCCGGCCTCGTCGGCGGCTCCGGTCGCCGCACCTCCCGTCACGGCCGCCGGCTCGATCCTGATCGACGGCACCAGCGGGGCCACGCTCGCCAGCAAGGCCGCCGACACCCAGCGGCAGGGCGCGAGCACCACGAAGATCATGACCGCGCAGGTCGTGATGCGTACGCCCAACCTGAACTACGACCAGAAGATCACCATCAAGCAGGAGTACCTGGACTACGTCGCCCGCGAGGGCGCGAGCTCGGCCCACCTGAAGGTGGGGGCCACTCCGACGGTCCGCCAGCTGCTGTACGGGCTGATGCTCCCGTCGGGCTGCGACGCGGCCTACGCGCTCGCCGACACCTTCGGCAAGGGCGCGACCACGCAGGCCCGCACGGCGGACTTCATCGCGCAGATGAACGCCAAGGCCGAGTCGCTGGGCATGACCCAGACCGTCTACGACTCCTTCGACGGCATCTCGCCGACCGGCAAGAACCTCACGACCCCGCGCGACCTGGCGAAGCTGACCAAGTACGCGATGTCGGGCGTCACCTTCCCGAAGATCGTGGGGGCGAAGACCTACAGCACGGGCGGCACCTCGACCGACGCCACGTGGGGCAACAGCAACCTGCTGATCAGGGAGCGTCCCACCGGCTACGCGTACCCGGGTGCGATCGGTGTCAAGACCGGCACCGGCACCGCCGCGGGCAAGTGCCTCGTCTACTCCGCGACCCGTAACGGCAAGACCGTCATCGGCGTCCTGCTGAACGACGAGGAGCGCTACGCGGACTCGATGAAGCTCATGGACTGGGCGCTCGGTTCGAGCGCCGGCTCCGGGGCGGCACTGCAGCGCGGCAACACCGACCCGATCCCGGACGTCCTCGACTGACGGTGACACGGTTCACGGCTCCTCCGCCGGCGGGTGCGATCCCGCCGGCGGGGGAGCCGAGCCGTTTGCGGGGAGCGACACGACACCCCCGAGGGGGTGTCAGAAGGTGAGCACTCCCCTGGCCACCCGCCCGTGGTGGGCGTCGTCCACGGCCTTGGCGAAGTCCTCGACCGGGTAGACCTCCGTGACCAGTTCGTCCAGCAGCAGCCGGCCCTGCCGGTAGAGCTCGGCGTAGAGCGCGATGTCGCGCTGCGGGCGCGAGGACCCGTACCGG encodes:
- a CDS encoding flavin reductase family protein; translation: MAATVVRYLRSVGSPTSASAQGEPGSVDALPRPDLRAVGEDERAPVSPAEFRAVLGNFASGVTVITAPPGEEAEGPAGFACQSFASLSLDPPLITFMVARTSTTWPRIARAGVFCVNILGAEQGELCRSFAVSGADKFAGVTHTPAPVTGSPQLDAVPAWIDCRIQAVHTGGDHLIVVGRVVAMGAAGEGAPLLFHKGRFGRLAE
- a CDS encoding D-alanyl-D-alanine carboxypeptidase family protein; translated protein: MRRTRGAIAVTVATGAFLVAASPASSAAPVAAPPVTAAGSILIDGTSGATLASKAADTQRQGASTTKIMTAQVVMRTPNLNYDQKITIKQEYLDYVAREGASSAHLKVGATPTVRQLLYGLMLPSGCDAAYALADTFGKGATTQARTADFIAQMNAKAESLGMTQTVYDSFDGISPTGKNLTTPRDLAKLTKYAMSGVTFPKIVGAKTYSTGGTSTDATWGNSNLLIRERPTGYAYPGAIGVKTGTGTAAGKCLVYSATRNGKTVIGVLLNDEERYADSMKLMDWALGSSAGSGAALQRGNTDPIPDVLD